One window from the genome of Molothrus ater isolate BHLD 08-10-18 breed brown headed cowbird chromosome 5, BPBGC_Mater_1.1, whole genome shotgun sequence encodes:
- the FGFR1OP2 gene encoding FGFR1 oncogene partner 2 isoform X2, which yields MSCTIEKALADAKALVERLREHDSAAEALIEQTTALNKRVEAMKQYQEEIQELNEVARHRPRSTLVMGIQQENRQIRELQQENKELRTSLEEHQSALELIMSKYREQMFRLLMASKKDDPSIIMKLKEQHSKELQVHVDQITEMAAVMRKAIEVDERHGCKEQERISQLEQENKGLREILQITRESFLNLKKDDASESTSLSGLVTSSDLSLRKS from the exons ATGAGCTGCACCATCGAGAAGGCGCTGGCGGATGCAAAGGCGCTGGTGGAGCGGCTGAGGGAGCACGACAGCGCGGCCGAGGCGCTCATCGAACAGACCACGGCGCTCAACAAGCGGGTGGAAGCCATGAAACAG TACCAGGAAGAAATCCAAGAGCTCAATGAAGTAGCAAGACATCGCCCTCGGTCTACTCTAGTGATGGGTatccagcaggaaaacagacagATTAGGGAAttgcaacaggaaaacaaag AACTGCGCACGTCTCTCGAAGAGCACCAGTCAGCTCTGGAACTCATCATGAGCAAGTACAGAGAACAGATGTTTAGGTTGCTTATGGCGAGCAAAAAGGATGATCCGAGTATAATAATGAAGTTAAAAGAGCAACATTCCAAG GAGCTGCAAGTGCACGTGGACCAAATTACAGAGATGGCAGCGGTGATGAGAAAAGCCATTGAGGTGGATGAAAGGCACGGCTGCAAAGAGCAGGAGCGCATCAGCCAGCTGGAG CAAGAAAACAAAGGCTTGAGAGAAATTCTTCAAATCACTAGAGAATCGTTTCTGAACCTCAAGAAGGACGATGCATCAGAGAGCACATCCCTGTCAGGATTAGTGACAAGCAGTGATCTGAGCCTGAGGAAAAGCTAA
- the FGFR1OP2 gene encoding FGFR1 oncogene partner 2 isoform X1, whose product MKMSCTIEKALADAKALVERLREHDSAAEALIEQTTALNKRVEAMKQYQEEIQELNEVARHRPRSTLVMGIQQENRQIRELQQENKELRTSLEEHQSALELIMSKYREQMFRLLMASKKDDPSIIMKLKEQHSKELQVHVDQITEMAAVMRKAIEVDERHGCKEQERISQLEQENKGLREILQITRESFLNLKKDDASESTSLSGLVTSSDLSLRKS is encoded by the exons ATGA AAATGAGCTGCACCATCGAGAAGGCGCTGGCGGATGCAAAGGCGCTGGTGGAGCGGCTGAGGGAGCACGACAGCGCGGCCGAGGCGCTCATCGAACAGACCACGGCGCTCAACAAGCGGGTGGAAGCCATGAAACAG TACCAGGAAGAAATCCAAGAGCTCAATGAAGTAGCAAGACATCGCCCTCGGTCTACTCTAGTGATGGGTatccagcaggaaaacagacagATTAGGGAAttgcaacaggaaaacaaag AACTGCGCACGTCTCTCGAAGAGCACCAGTCAGCTCTGGAACTCATCATGAGCAAGTACAGAGAACAGATGTTTAGGTTGCTTATGGCGAGCAAAAAGGATGATCCGAGTATAATAATGAAGTTAAAAGAGCAACATTCCAAG GAGCTGCAAGTGCACGTGGACCAAATTACAGAGATGGCAGCGGTGATGAGAAAAGCCATTGAGGTGGATGAAAGGCACGGCTGCAAAGAGCAGGAGCGCATCAGCCAGCTGGAG CAAGAAAACAAAGGCTTGAGAGAAATTCTTCAAATCACTAGAGAATCGTTTCTGAACCTCAAGAAGGACGATGCATCAGAGAGCACATCCCTGTCAGGATTAGTGACAAGCAGTGATCTGAGCCTGAGGAAAAGCTAA